TCGAGATCGTCGAACGGTGTGATGCCGCGGGTCTCGTCGCGACCGCGGACCGGAGCCGGGTGGTCGGTGCGCGGATCATCCGCCATGCCGACGGAAGCGCCGAGCAGGTGCTCGATGCCGACCTCGTCGTCGATGCGACCGGACGCGGATCCCGCGCCTCCGAATGGCTCGGGAGACAGGGCTGCCCGCAGCCCCGGGTCGACACCGTCGAACTCGATGTCGGCTACGCCACCGCGGTGTTCCGTGCGTCTTCGGTTGCACTCGGCAGCGACCGGGGCATCGTCATGGCGCCCACGCCCGAACATCCACGCGGTGCCGCCCTGCTCACCCTCGAATCAGATCGGTGCATGGTGGCCCTGATCGGGGTCCGCGGCGAAACCGTGCCGGCGACCCGGAGGGACTATCTCGAATTCGCACGGTCCCTGAGGTACCCGGACGTGTACGACGCGATCGCGGATGCCGAATGGGTCGAGGATGTCGTCCGGTATCGCTTCCGGGCGAGCACGTGGCATCGCTACGACCTTCTCGACCGATTTCCCGACGCATTCCTCGTCCTCGGCGACGCGTTCTGCAGTTTCGATCCGATCTATGCCCAGGGGATGACGGTCGCCGCCCTCGAAGCCACCGCAATGGGCCGCCTCCTCGACGACCACGGGCCGTCCGCTGCCGTTCAGCGGAAGCTCGCACGTGTCGTCGACGATGCCTGGGCGATGTCCACCGGTGGCGATCTCGCGTTCCCCGGTGTCGAGGGCCGGCGGGATCCGAAGACGAGGATCGGCAATGCATACGTACCAATGGTGCACGCGGCAGCCGCATACGACACGAAGGTGGGCACAGCGTTCGCCCGGGTGTCCGGACTGCTGGATCCCCCATCGGCATTGATGCGCCCAGGAATCATGGCACGTGTTGTCCGACAGAACATTTCGCATTCGGTCGCGTGGCCGTGGCGCCGAGCCGACGGATCCGCGATGCCGCCTCGCCGGTCGTCTCCGGGACCCGCCGGTCCGGCCGCACGATCTTCGTCCCTCTCGCGGGCCGGGCGCATGCACACGTAGTCGTCGGAGTGGGTATGCATCGTCCGTGACGAAGAAGACGCGCGATCGCAGGAAACCGGGGCGGCAACGGCACCGGCCGCCGAGCACCGCGCCCCCACCACCGGCGGGATACGTCGAGGATCCGACGCTGCCGGCGGCCTGGCTCGTCGACATCGACGGAACGCTCGCGCACATGAGCGACCGGAGTCCCTTCCACTGGCACAGGGTGGGCGAGGACACCGTCTCCCCGGCGGTCGAGGCCGCGGTGCGCGCGTTCGCCGCCGCACCCGACAGGGCTGTGATCGTGCTGCTCTCGGGACGCGACGGCGTGTGCCGACCGGAAACCGAGGAGTGGCTCGCCCGGCACGACATCCCCTACGACGAGCTGTACATGCGTCCGGCCGGCGACAACCGGAAGGATTCGATCGTCAAGGCCGAGCTGTTCGACCGTCACATCCGGCACCGCTATCGCATCATCGCGGTGCTCGACGATCGCGATCAGGTGGTGCGCATGTGGCGACGGATGGGACTGGTGTGCTTCCAGGTCGCCGAGGGCGACTTCTGACGAGCACCGGCGCATACCCGGTTCTCGAACGATGTTTCAATCATGCTGGGACACTTCGGCACTCAGCGTGGACGGTGGAACGAACGGGGCCGCGCCGAGATCGACACGCCGAGTCCCGCACCCGACACAGCGCACGTACAGCACCTGTCCGATCGACGTGGCGTGGCTCGACTCCACACTCCATGCGTGTTCGTGAGGACGGGTCGAGGTCGGGCATTCCTGTGGGTTCCGAGCTTCGATGGCGGCCATGCCCACCACCATGATGTAATGCCCTTATGCATCTCAACCCTTACGGCGAGTATGCGGTCCTCCTCGCGGCCTCACTGGCCGGCGACTGGCCCGACGATCGGGCCGGCATCATGGCCCGTACCCGCGAGGTGGGCATGACCATGGACTTCCCGACCGCGCCCGACGACCATCAGCGCACCCGTGAGGTCATAGACGACTGGCTCGCCGTCGTCGACGCGTCCGACCCCAGGGAACGTGCGCGCCTGCTCAACGAGCAGATGGCCGCCGCAGCGGCTTATCCCCGGCTGACCGATCACGACGGCGAGGGGTGGCACCTGCACTACCGCGACGAGGTCCAACCGCTCCCCGACGTACTGCGCGCGGTGATCAGCGTCGGCACGGCACTGCACCTCACCACTCGTGGAATGCACCGCCTCCACCGGTGCGCCGCAGCGGACATCCCGACCAACCCGTGCTCGGCCGTGGTCGTCGACATCACCCGCAACGGCCGCCAGCAGTACTGCTCCGTGCGCTGCGCGAACCGCGCTGCAGTGCGCCGGCACCGAGCGCGAGCGGCCCAGCAGCGTCGACCCGCATAGCCCGAGTAGCACATCGCAATCGGGAACGGGCCTGTCCCCCACGTTCCCGCGAACCCGACGGGTTGGGAAGCTGGACCGCAGACACCCCACCGATCCGGAGGCCCCGAGAACCATGGCTGCTCGTTCCACCACCCGCCCGCCGAGGATCGACGCCCCGGACCTCGGCGTCCTCACCGACGCGGACGGCGACGAGTTGCTCGCGCACGGAATCTTCGAGAACAGCCGCTACACCGACACCGACCTGACGGGTCGCGATCTGGCCGGGATCATCCTGTCCGAATGTTCGCTCGTCGCACCGATCGTCGCCGACAGCGACCTCACGAGCGCACGCCTGCGCGACACTCTGGTCGAGCGCATGCAGGCACCAAATCTGTTCGCGCCGCGCAGCGGCCTGCACCGCGTGCACATCCGGGACAGCCGGATCGGTGCGCTGGACCTCTTCGACGCGGATCTGCGCAGCGTCACGATCGCGGATTCGAAACTCGGCCTGGTCAATCTGCGGGCCGCCACGGGACGCGACGTGCTCTTCCGCGGCTGCATCCTCGACGAACTGGATCTGGGAGGCGGCACGTTCACCCGCGTCGCCTTCGAGGACTGTTCCGTCGGCGTCCTCGACGTCGACCGCGCAACCCTCGACCAGGTGGATCTGCGCGGCCTGCGGATCGACACGATCCGCAACATGGGCGGTATGAAGGGTGCGACGATCAGCGCCCATCAGGCCGTCGAACTGGCAGGACACTTCGCCGCTCATCTCGGTCTGCGCATCGAAGACCCCTCCTGAGGACGATTCCCCGCCCGACCGATCACATTCGTACGGGTGGGACCGAGGAGACATCGAACGCCGCCTCGTCGAACGTCGACAGCTCCCGCAGCATCCGGTCCGTGGACCACGGCCAGTTGAAACTGTTGCGGCCGTTGACATCGAAGAAGTAACTACGACAACCGCCGGCGTTGTACACCGTCCCGTCGAGTGCGTCCTGCACCGTCCGGTTGAAGGCATCCTGCACGGCCCGTCGCGACTCCATCCGGGTCCATCCCTCCTGCCGCGCTCGGATCAGCGCCTGCATGACGTATCCCAGTTGCGCTTCCAGGATCGTGAAGGCGGACGTGTGTCCGGTGCCCAACGAGGGGCCGAGCAGCACGAAGGCATTGGGGAAACCGGCGACCGTCGTTCCGAGATACGCCTGGGGGCTGCCACTCCAGTGATCGTCGAGGCTACGACCCTGCCCGTCGACGATCCGCCCGGCGATCGGCATGTCCAGGATGTGGAAACCCGTACCGAAGATGACGGCGTCCACCTCGCGTTCGACACCGTCGCCGCCGATCACCACATTTCCCCGCACCGACGCCACGGCGGTGGGATGTACTTCGACGTTCGACCGGGTCAGGGATCGGTAGTAGGTGTTGGAGAACAGCATGCGTTTGCAACCCGGCGTGTACTCCGGTGTGAGGAGGTCGCGTAGTCGCCGGTCGTGCACCTGCAGACGCAACCATGCCCGGCCGACCTGCTGCAGCGCCTTCATGAACACCGGGTTCCGGAAGCCGAGCCCCAGCATTTCCATGATCGCGTACTCGGATCGTCGCAACATTTCGTGGGCACCCGGCACGGTCGTCCCACCGGGCGCGCTGCATCTCGGTGCCGAACCGGATGTGCGGGAGCACTCCGTTCGTCTCGGCCACGCCTTCGATGTACCGCCGGATCTCGGCCTGTCCGGCGAACAAGCGGGACCACTCGCGGTTGGGCGCGAAGGAGTAGGAATAGAGCGCCGACGGCACATCGCATGCACAGCCGGGGTAGGTGTTGTCCCGCCAGGTTCCGGCGATCGCGTCGGCCTTCTCGAGGACGACGAAGTCGATACCGTGTCGGCGCAGGTGGACCGCGGCACCGAGACCGGAGATACCGGCACCAATGACGACCACATCGTGGTGAACGTAGGCGTTACCCGGCGTCATACCAAAAGTATGACACGTGGGGGCGTGACGGCCGACACCCTTTCCCGTCGCCCGATCCGACCTCACGCCAGTTCGGCGAACCGTTCGGTCTCGCGCGCCTGCCCGGAGACGATGATCGTGTCGCCGGGAGAGATCACGGTGTCGGCCGTGGCGTAGGTGAATCCCTCCCCCGGTCGCTTGATCGCCACCACCGTCACGCCGTAACGGCTTCGGATCGTCGTCTGCGACAAAGGCTTTCCTACGGCGAATGCCGGTGCGACCGTCTTGACCATGGCGAAGCCGTCGTCGAACTCGATGTAGTCCATCATCCGCCCACGCACCAGGTGCGCAACGCGTTTGCCCATGTCGTGCTCGGGTCGCACGACGTGATGCACACCGATCTGGGTGAGGATCCGGGCGTGCGCGTTGCTGATCGCCTTGGCCCACACGTTCGGTACCGCCATGTTGATCAACGCCGAGGCAGTGAGGAGGCTCGCCTCGAGGTCGGACCCGATCCCCACGACCGCCCGGCCGTATTCGTGCACCGACAACTGCCGAAGTGATTCCTCGTCGGTGGTGTCGGCGACGGCGGCGTGTGTGAGCCGGCCCGACACCTTCTCGATCACCGCTTCGCTCGCATCGATACCGAGCACCTCGGTGCCCTGAGCCATCAGTTCGAGCGCAAGCGATTTGCCGAATCGTCCGAGCCCCAGGACGACGACGACATCGGCGGCCGGTTTCCTAGCCAATGAAGGGCCTTTCTGTGGGTAGTTCGTAGCGGCGACCACGGTCTCGGGCCGCCAATGCACTGACGAGCGTGATGGGTCCGATCCGGCCCAGATACATCAGCGCCACCAGGATCAGTTGTCCCCAGGACGGCAACTGAGCGGTGATGCCGGTGGACAGCCCCACGGTCGCGAACGCCGAGGTGACCTCGAACAGCAGTACGTCGAGGTCGAATGCGGTACCGGCGAGAAGCACGAGTGTCGGCACCATCACCAGCGCCACACCGATCAACGCCACCGCCAGGGCCTGGCGTTGGAGACGCGGATCGATGCGCCGATCGAACACCGTCACGGACTTCTCGCCCCGGACCTCGGCGGCGATGACGAACAACAGCAGGGCGAACGTCGTGACCTTGATACCGCCGGCGGTGCCGCCGCTCCCGCCTCCGATGAACATCAGTACATCGGTCACCAGCAATGTCGCGTTGTCCACCTGGGCGTAGTCGACGCTGTTGAACCCCGCGGTGCGCGGCATGACGCCCTGGAAGGTGGCCGTGAGAAGCTTCGCGCCCCAATCGTGCCCCTGCAGAGTGTGATTCCATTCGAGCGCCAGGACCAGCAGCGGGCCCACCACCAGAAGCACCGCGGTCACCACCACCGTCAACCGGGTATGCAGCGACCAGCGCTTCCGGTGTCCTCTCAGGTGCCTGCCGAGTTCGAACAGCACCGGAAACCCGATGCCACCGAGGATCACCGCGATCATCAACGGCACACAGATCCACGGATCGGCGGCGAACCCGACGATGTTGTCGCTATAGAGAGCGAACCCCGCGTTGTTGAACGCCGAGATCGCGTGGAAGACCCCCAGCCACACCGCTCGGGCCGGGGTTTCGTCGTAGCCCACGGCGAAACGGAGCGCCAGGGCCGACGCCACGACGGTTTCGATGAGCACGCTGGTACGCACCACACCGACGACGACACTGCGGACGTCGCCGAGTCCGGACGTACGAACCTCCGCCGCAGCGTTGAGCCGGGCCTTCAGGCCGATCCGGTCGGCCAGCACCAAACCGATCAACGAGGCCATCGTCATGATGCCGAGTCCACCCACCTGGATCAGCCCGACGATCACACCCTGCCCGAATCCGGACCAGTGGGTGGGCGTGTCCACGACGATCAGGCCGGTCAGGCACGTCGCGGAGGTCGCGGTGAACAGCGCCGCCATCACGCCTGCTCCGGTACCCGACTGCGTCGCGGCCGGGGTCAGCAGCAGCACCGTGCCCACCGCGATCGCTGCGGCGAAGCCCAGCGCCACCACCCTGGCCGGGCTGTGCGTCAACCGGTTCGCGAGGCGCCGGATCGGCGCGGACACCACTTCGGTGCGTCTACTCACATCGCCGAACACTAGACCCGCCGGCCGCACGTCCGGAATCTCGGGGGGATCACTGCGGTGTCAGGCGTTCCCGGCCTGTTCGACGGGAACGCATGTCCGCGCACGCCTCACGCCCTGCATCTCGCGAATCCAGAGCCCGAGACCACAGGTGGGGAAGACTGCCCCCAGCACGCACACCGCTTTCCAGCCTCCACCGAAGTACGCGAGGGTGGACAGCACACTCCCGAGCGATCCTGCGAGGAAGTAGCAGGTCATGTAGGCGGTGTTGAGGCGACTTCGAGCGTCGGACCGAAGCGGGTAGATCAGACTCTGGTTGCTGATGTGTGTTCCCTGGATCCCCAGATCGAGCAGTGCGACCCCGATCGCCAGCGCGACGACGTGACGCTCCCCGACGGCGAGCAGCACGAAACTCGCCGCGGTGACGGCGACGAAGAATCCGGTCTGGCGACGCGCATATCCCCGGTCGGCGAGAGCACCCGCCACACGGGCGGCCAACGCACCCGCGACCCCGAAGAGGGTGAACATCCCGATGCGCGCATCGGACCACCCGTATCCCGGTCCGGAGAGGAGGAATCCCACGCTCGTCCAGAACACCCCGAACGACGCGTACGTCAGTGCGCCGTACGCGATCCGTTGCCGCAGAACGGCTTCGGCGGACATCAGTCGGAGTACCGAGGCCAGCACCGCACGGTACCCGGCATCGGTGGTGGGGACCGACTCCGGCAGGGTGCGGATCAACAGCACGGTGAGCAGCATCAGCACCGCTGCGCATACGAACACCGCCCGCCAGCCTGCCACCTCGGCGATCAGTCCTGCCACCACGCGGGACAGCAGGATGCCCAGCAACAGACCGGTCATGACGTTGCCGATGACACGTCCGCGCTCGTCGTCGCGGGCGAGACTCGCCGCGAAAGGCACCAGCACCTGGCCCACGACCGATCCCGTACCGACCAGGACGGCGCACGCCGCCAGGATCCGCCAGTCCGGCGACCACGCCATGACCAGCAAACCGGCAGCGGTGACGAGGAGCATCCAGCGTAGGAGTGTCCGTCGTTCGACCATGTCCCCGACGGGAACGAGGAACGCCAGGCCGAGCGCGTACCCGATCTGTCCTGCCGTGACCACGAGCCCGACCTCGGCAGTGGAGGCGTCGAAGGTCTCGGCGATGGCGCCGACCAGCGGTTGCGCGTAATAGCTGTTGGCCACCACCAACCCCGAGGCAAGGGCCATCACCGCGACGAGTCGGCGATCCATGCGAGGCGTCGAGATATCGGTGCGTGACATGGATCCGATCGTCGAACGCCGTCCACCGATCTGTCCAACGGGATAAATTGATCGATCCCAGAAGTAGAATCGATCAATGGAGTTTCGTCAGCTCCGCCATTTCCTGGCGGTCGTCGAGCACGGTCACTTCACCCGTGCCGCCGAATCCGTGCACCTGTCCCAGTCGGCCCTCAGCGCCTCCGTCCGCGCGCTGGAGAACGAGCTGGGAACACCGTTGTTCGAACGCACCACCCGCTCGGTGGTCCCGACCGATGCCGGCAAGGTGCTCTATCCATATGCGCAGAGAATGCTCGGGGAAGCACAGGACGCGGTGGCCGCCGTCGGCCGGTTGCGGACCGGAGAACTGGGCACACTGACGCTGGGGACGGTGCAGACGTTCACCGCAGTGGACCTCCCCGCACTGCTGGCGCGCCTGCACGGCAGGTTTCCGGGAATCGGAGTGACGCTGAGAGAAGCGACCACGGACGAACTCTTCGATGCCGTGATCACAGCGGAGTTGGACCTGGCATTCGTCGCACTCGATGCACGCCCGCTCCGGTCGGGGCTGACCGCCCTCCGGACCTACCGTGAGGAACTGACCGTCGTCGCGGCCCCGGATCATCCGCTCGCTGCGGTGACGGACATCGAGATGCACGACCTGCAGTCCTGTTCGTTCGTCGATTTCCACGCGGGCACCGGTCTGCAGACCACGATCGAGTCGTTGTTCGCGGCTGCGGGAGTGCACCGGCACATCACGTT
This window of the Rhodococcus pyridinivorans genome carries:
- a CDS encoding pentapeptide repeat-containing protein, producing the protein MAARSTTRPPRIDAPDLGVLTDADGDELLAHGIFENSRYTDTDLTGRDLAGIILSECSLVAPIVADSDLTSARLRDTLVERMQAPNLFAPRSGLHRVHIRDSRIGALDLFDADLRSVTIADSKLGLVNLRAATGRDVLFRGCILDELDLGGGTFTRVAFEDCSVGVLDVDRATLDQVDLRGLRIDTIRNMGGMKGATISAHQAVELAGHFAAHLGLRIEDPS
- a CDS encoding MFS transporter codes for the protein MSRTDISTPRMDRRLVAVMALASGLVVANSYYAQPLVGAIAETFDASTAEVGLVVTAGQIGYALGLAFLVPVGDMVERRTLLRWMLLVTAAGLLVMAWSPDWRILAACAVLVGTGSVVGQVLVPFAASLARDDERGRVIGNVMTGLLLGILLSRVVAGLIAEVAGWRAVFVCAAVLMLLTVLLIRTLPESVPTTDAGYRAVLASVLRLMSAEAVLRQRIAYGALTYASFGVFWTSVGFLLSGPGYGWSDARIGMFTLFGVAGALAARVAGALADRGYARRQTGFFVAVTAASFVLLAVGERHVVALAIGVALLDLGIQGTHISNQSLIYPLRSDARSRLNTAYMTCYFLAGSLGSVLSTLAYFGGGWKAVCVLGAVFPTCGLGLWIREMQGVRRARTCVPVEQAGNA
- a CDS encoding CGNR zinc finger domain-containing protein; this translates as MHLNPYGEYAVLLAASLAGDWPDDRAGIMARTREVGMTMDFPTAPDDHQRTREVIDDWLAVVDASDPRERARLLNEQMAAAAAYPRLTDHDGEGWHLHYRDEVQPLPDVLRAVISVGTALHLTTRGMHRLHRCAAADIPTNPCSAVVVDITRNGRQQYCSVRCANRAAVRRHRARAAQQRRPA
- a CDS encoding TrkH family potassium uptake protein, which translates into the protein MVSAPIRRLANRLTHSPARVVALGFAAAIAVGTVLLLTPAATQSGTGAGVMAALFTATSATCLTGLIVVDTPTHWSGFGQGVIVGLIQVGGLGIMTMASLIGLVLADRIGLKARLNAAAEVRTSGLGDVRSVVVGVVRTSVLIETVVASALALRFAVGYDETPARAVWLGVFHAISAFNNAGFALYSDNIVGFAADPWICVPLMIAVILGGIGFPVLFELGRHLRGHRKRWSLHTRLTVVVTAVLLVVGPLLVLALEWNHTLQGHDWGAKLLTATFQGVMPRTAGFNSVDYAQVDNATLLVTDVLMFIGGGSGGTAGGIKVTTFALLLFVIAAEVRGEKSVTVFDRRIDPRLQRQALAVALIGVALVMVPTLVLLAGTAFDLDVLLFEVTSAFATVGLSTGITAQLPSWGQLILVALMYLGRIGPITLVSALAARDRGRRYELPTERPFIG
- a CDS encoding potassium channel family protein; translated protein: MARKPAADVVVVLGLGRFGKSLALELMAQGTEVLGIDASEAVIEKVSGRLTHAAVADTTDEESLRQLSVHEYGRAVVGIGSDLEASLLTASALINMAVPNVWAKAISNAHARILTQIGVHHVVRPEHDMGKRVAHLVRGRMMDYIEFDDGFAMVKTVAPAFAVGKPLSQTTIRSRYGVTVVAIKRPGEGFTYATADTVISPGDTIIVSGQARETERFAELA
- a CDS encoding LysR family transcriptional regulator, encoding MEFRQLRHFLAVVEHGHFTRAAESVHLSQSALSASVRALENELGTPLFERTTRSVVPTDAGKVLYPYAQRMLGEAQDAVAAVGRLRTGELGTLTLGTVQTFTAVDLPALLARLHGRFPGIGVTLREATTDELFDAVITAELDLAFVALDARPLRSGLTALRTYREELTVVAAPDHPLAAVTDIEMHDLQSCSFVDFHAGTGLQTTIESLFAAAGVHRHITFRVGDMDRLLELVRYGLGVAVVPEPIAQRSGLRRIRMNTGNRCRTLALVGRTNASPSRAARLFLDLLTDPIA
- a CDS encoding NAD(P)/FAD-dependent oxidoreductase; the protein is MAALANVEIVERCDAAGLVATADRSRVVGARIIRHADGSAEQVLDADLVVDATGRGSRASEWLGRQGCPQPRVDTVELDVGYATAVFRASSVALGSDRGIVMAPTPEHPRGAALLTLESDRCMVALIGVRGETVPATRRDYLEFARSLRYPDVYDAIADAEWVEDVVRYRFRASTWHRYDLLDRFPDAFLVLGDAFCSFDPIYAQGMTVAALEATAMGRLLDDHGPSAAVQRKLARVVDDAWAMSTGGDLAFPGVEGRRDPKTRIGNAYVPMVHAAAAYDTKVGTAFARVSGLLDPPSALMRPGIMARVVRQNISHSVAWPWRRADGSAMPPRRSSPGPAGPAARSSSLSRAGRMHT